The Solea senegalensis isolate Sse05_10M linkage group LG18, IFAPA_SoseM_1, whole genome shotgun sequence DNA segment atgtctgttttttttctacaattGCCCACCCTCAGATATTTGCTGATTTTTAACAAAACTCAAAATAGTCTTTTAGCCCATCTGATTGTTTCTCTAGACTTATCTGTGAATGCTCATTCGAGATGACAACGACGACGATGatgtttatgttaaaataaCTGACAGAACCCACTTAATTCTGTTTCCCATATTTGTCAATGAATCAACAATAAGTACTCCATTTTAGATTATGTTTTGCCATCAGTTTAGATTATGTGCATTGCACACAGCTGAATGTTTGTGTAGCTAAAATATTTGACTGcagttttatgtttatgttcataTCTAgttatacaaatatatacaagTATTTATTTTACGTAGGAATTTTAGGCATATATGAGCCTTTATTGACTGGATCTATTCATCTAATAATCTCACATGTGGAAAGGTCACTTCACCTGTGGATTTGTAAGTCTTAACTGAACtaaaaatgtcttattctgaatataaataacatatgcacttttacagttttacagtttctAGTCTTTTGaatttcttgtttgtttgttttttacagtagaTAGAAGATTTTCTGCTTCTCCCGTGCGTGTGTAGTCAACACTGTTTTAACATcaaaccaagagaaaaaaaaaacaaaaaaaataatgaatgtctgtcatgtgacctgcagATTGACTCACTGCTGCACCACTAAACTGTAGTCTCCCCTTATGGTACAATCATATATACCTGACACTATCCACCCTTTGTTTACATTAGGAAGTCATTACTACCACACCCCCTGTCAGTGTTGCCTGTATATGCATCATTTCCTtcttgtatatttatataattttattattgtgaaaaCTGTAACATTATTCTTAGAATAAAGTTCTTGGGGGACAAGTGGGTTTGTGAGCCTCTGTTGTCAGGAGCTTATTTTGTGTGTCGCTTGTGTAATTGCACTTGTGCAATGACGCCCTCTGTTGGTGGAGGCAGGAACAGGCTGCACGGTTAAATCACAAATCCCCtaattttgtcacattttgtgttcacTACAACATGATAATGGTTGCTATAAACAGAGATATTTAAAGTTTGTAAAAGGGGTTTCACAAAATGAAAGTGTGGTAACACTTAAATACCCCGTAAATAACCGACTTACTGTGTAATTTAAGTACTTACAGGTTTTTACAGTACAATAAAGGAGTAACAGTTTTGATTTtagatgaaaaaataaatgaattataaaagtTATGGTACATACCTGATACTTACAAAATTACTGACAATGCAATTTATATCtccttttttcaaaaacactacttCAAATAGACTTGTTATTTGATATTGTTTCTCCTTTCCTCTCAAATactctgcattgactttatttttcctttattttatctAATCCTGTAGATACTTAGtaattcaaaaatgtgtatGCTATAATGTATTACTCCTTTGCCCTAAATAGGCTACACCATATCTAGTCAGTAAGTATAAGAAAACCTTACAGTATTTCTTCTTTCATCTTAAAATTACCAATTGTTACTCCTTAATTGTACTGTAACTGCTTTTTATGCGCTGTTCTTACCATGAAATGACACAGCATGTCTATAAGAATTACACGGTACATGTTGGGTATTTACACTGCATCGTAAGTATTTGCAGCTTTACTTGGCTTTACAGAATTTAACAGTGACTTTTTAGCTCATGTATCACTGATATTATGATCTTTGGCTGCAGGAAACAGCTGTTCAACAGCTcagaataaaggaaaaaaaaccacaacagcaGTGGCTGGTGAACACACTGGAGTATTTATCAGCTGAGACCAGACATGCCgcttaaatattttatatttatcattgtatttatatttttatttttatatttgtagcAAATTTACATCAGTCCTTTCGCAGGAGTCACTATGACCTGCAGCTGGCTTATGCAATCATTATGTGTTGACAAATGATATAGCCCCAGCCTcccacaagaaaaaaaaacaaggtggtTTCTACTCAAAGCAGCGTGGCATCAGCTGCAGTGGTTCTGCAAATGTGCGTGACGTGCTTTGCATGTTGGCTGCCTGGCAGAGCACGACCGGTCAATTCCCTGCAGCTAATCGCACCAGGGGACACTGATTTTGGGTGAGCAGCTATAAGCAGGGTGAAACTGATCAATGTCAACATTAAGAACTGTAGGCCAAGATGACTGGCTAGCACCGTttcctcacagcaagaaggctGGGTACTCCCATATATGTGTGCGACTGACTGATTGTTTGtctgggattgacaccagctGCCCCATGACccaatgtggaggataaagcagtggatGACCTATGGCGGCAAAGTTTGATTCAAAATGTTTCTGGGCATAGAGCATAAGCATCATTGAGTCACCTCAGAGAGTTTCTAAACAAGACACTTGTGTTAACCACTTGTGAAATTCAAATCCTCAgtagataaatatatatacatatatatacatatatatatatatatatacatgtatatatatatatatatataaaaacctgAGCCGGTGCTGTGAGATGTATTGACAAAGAGGGAAATGTGAGCTGCTTGACTGACCTGCCAACTTCACTCTCGGGTGCATGTAAATGTTGCTCAACAAGGGTAGATGTCCTCAAGTGTACTAGTGGGACTGAATGTGATGGTGTCACACAGTAGCAATGTTTACACACTGATGTTTTGCAGGTAGATGTTTGCTGAAACCAAAAGTGATGGATTAAATTCTAGTAGTTATTGCAATTAGGCACAATGAAGGCATGAATATTTCAGCAAAATCAAATGCAGTCCATTCATTGAAAGTCACAACTTTTCCTGAATTCAGAGAGATTCATACTATTAGGGGCCTTTATGCacggagtttgtatgttctctccgtgtgtgcgtgggttttctccgggttctccactttcctcccatagtcctaaaacatgcaatacggggattaggtaaattggatcgtgtgagtgtgagagagggtggttatttgtctctttatgtggccctgtgatggactggcaatctgttcagggtgtaccccgtctatggccctgtgtcagctgagattggcacagcaccctctgcgACTCTCTTtaagctgtagaagatggatggatgatagaaatcatctaaaaaaaagttgctCAACAATCTCTGCAAATTTCTCTCACCACACTTATTCTAGTTAACGCGACAACTTTAGTTCctattattttgtctttacaCATTGTCTGGTTAGATCTGTCATTTTGTTCGAGCACTTCCtgactttaattattattaggcTTATTTATTCTTGCCTGAAGGCCACATGTGTTTGGACAACATCTGAACTTACAACTTTGACTTTTgctcaacaaaaaaagaaaaactgtggaaaactgttcacatttaccACATTGTAGACAAGTGTCCCTGACAATTGAACACATGCACTGCATGTGATGGAACTGGACAGATTTTTCAtgctaaacctttttttttagtgtgacaTTTAGTTGAAGGTCTGTTGCACCACACTTCCCCCATAATTTGCCTGACATTAAAGTGTATGTGATAACAGACATTGCGCCCACTGATGCGGACACTTCACTGCACAGTTTCATGTCTGCGGAGACGTTGAGAGACGTTGTGGGCATcagcttttaaaacacatttttctctacATGACATCATGCGCTGGTTTCTGGCTGGATGCTGTGTGCTGGGTTCCATCTATCTCTCAGGTAAACGCCAACTcttaaaatgtgattgttttaattagaggctagaaaacaaaaaaaagttatcaaGTCAGCAGTTAATGTCCTGATAACATTATTAACAGCAGAATTTTGTTACAATAGATTAATGTTCTGCAATATTTGCTTTATGCATTTCATTGAATTGTACtttgtttaatgtcaatgtCTGTTACACCAACGCTACAAATATTTTGCATGTTATTTTTGAGTCTACAATACTCATCATTTCCTGGCCATCTGTGTGAAAAGAGGAAGTTATTTCAGACAAAGACAATAAGACATTATTGACATGTTGATTAGGGGACGTCATCTATTGATATGTAGACTCTACTCAGTCAATCAGTTATTTCActttatgtttctgttttttttcttctgtcagaCGGATTCAATGTTTACATGCAGCGAACATGAAACCCATCAACGTTAATTTAAGtctgaacacaaacaagcagCACAGGTTTGATTATTTGGAATTAGAATGATCCACTGGTGCATTAATTCACAGTAATCCTCAATTTTACTCATCCTAGAGCCATAACTATTATATTCATTATCACttttgatgatttaaaaaacatcattattcttaagtgttaaaaaatacaaaataaaaatggattatttaataaataaacagatcTATAAAGTAAAATTACTGAAATAATATCACGCAGGGTTCATTTTATGTCATCAAGGTTCTCCACTGTGGatcagctgctgtgctgcttCTCTCTCGCTTTCATatcattaaagctgtagtgcataactttaaaatataaacaaagtgggttatatttaaattacatttcacacaataatgctgattaagcctagcTGTCAACTCCAAATAtcgctctctgtgtttctcggTATAGAAGGCTTTTTGGTTTCGGTGTCTGTGGCTACATTCCTGCACACAGTGTGATGCATTTTGTACCACAAGACAGCTTCACACAGCACTATGgctaaaaacaccaaaaagcagcagcttcacagaAACAGCTGTTAACTGTGTTTCATTTCTCTCTGATCTGTTCAGCGGCCGTGCCACAGCTCACCCAGAGGCCACGTTTCTTTGGTGCAAAAACTGGCTCCACTGTGTGGATCTGGTGTTCCAAAAAAACCCTGTCAGACATCGTACGCTGGTACAAGGATGATACGAAGGGGGATGTGCTTCGTGGAGAAAGGATTAAATTTCATAACAAGAATATGACCAAGAACTCCTATCTCTTTATCCCTAATGTGACAGCAGAAGACAGTGGAGTGTACTACTGCGAGATTAACAACTCATTGGGGTCTGGAACTCAAGTGAAGGTTGCCAGTAAGTGGCTGGGGCAACATAGACACACATGACATAAGTATAGTTGAGTTCACCTTTGCAAATCCACGTCTCTCCTTTCCACAGCAACCAATAATGTTGTCCAGGCACAGTACAGGACCACGTTGAAGGACGGTCTCATTATTTTCCAGGGCTTATTGTTGGCATTTTGCATATCTGCCATACTGCTACGCAGACAAACAATGGTAAGAAGTAGCATGAGACAAACACCTGAGACAAAACTGTAACTGCttatgtatttttcatttatccTTTGTTTCttaaacagacagaaaagaaggaCAGCATATATGAGGATCCTGAAACTGATCACATCTATCAGGTTGGTTGAAATGTCTTGATATGCATCAATGCAAGACATGACTTTTAAAGTACTTTAATGCATCGGTTTTGATACAGAAATTAGAATTAGAAAACAACCATACAATCAAAAGTGCAAAATGTTATCTCTCGACCACACAATGTGACTAAAACTTGTTGTTTTACCTCACTCAGGGTTTGGCAATTGAGTCATGTGGTGGAGGACTGTACGAGGAACTGTCGGTGTACGCCCAGGCTGATGGAGCTGAGGCCCCATGGGAGTGAGACTGACAGTCTCTTTTTACCTTAAACATTTGacgtaaataaaaaatgaatgacagtGTGTCCTCAGTGGGCGACATATATAACGTCATTCAAGCACAATAAGTTTATATAGTTGTACtttatggcagttggcatctgtaatgttgcattatctccaccttctctttcctctccctgttcttcttctgctctcGCTTCGGAGTAATTTTTGCCGATGAATGTCCAGCAATGTTTATACTTAAATGTTTCCTATTGCTTTTGTGCCATTTAAGTGTATTATAATAATCTGATGTGATTGGAGGTACGCTGACAAGCCTGATTTTCATGACATTGGTGCCTTTAGCAGTTTTTTGGTTCTGTCCCTGTGACAAAAATGGTTAAAACTCTCATTTATAACCGaggaacaaaat contains these protein-coding regions:
- the cd79b gene encoding B-cell antigen receptor complex-associated protein beta chain, which codes for MRWFLAGCCVLGSIYLSAAVPQLTQRPRFFGAKTGSTVWIWCSKKTLSDIVRWYKDDTKGDVLRGERIKFHNKNMTKNSYLFIPNVTAEDSGVYYCEINNSLGSGTQVKVATTNNVVQAQYRTTLKDGLIIFQGLLLAFCISAILLRRQTMTEKKDSIYEDPETDHIYQGLAIESCGGGLYEELSVYAQADGAEAPWE